From the genome of Perca flavescens isolate YP-PL-M2 chromosome 1, PFLA_1.0, whole genome shotgun sequence, one region includes:
- the LOC114559770 gene encoding uncharacterized protein LOC114559770: MSAMSVMKHSADQPVIKEKMKATFKHRQSMLHVPDQSSGILDDFPRFLDTPGLINQDFTMLFGEDVSGKFIAKWPTFYKPRIITVCKGLRPGTHVDDLLSAQEESNDYGWDSDLAAILLLVHLLPPTAKGQRHGKISATEANDHVVKFMKVGTSMVTVLERVGSAQPFLICVGQKKSSIQKFYVILDQKAIPCVAQTAVAAFDKLFKAHFVFAVSYDESLCNFYTFIQTTVYGIDVGTTKESPRVKEIRAKVDHIEV, from the exons ATGTCAGCGATGTCAGTGATGAAGCATTCAGCGGACCAACCAGTCATTAAGGAGAAAATGAAGGCAACCTTCAAGCACCGTCAGAGTATGCTACATGTTCCAGACCAGTCTTCAGGCATCCTAGATGACTTCCCCCGATTCTTGGATACACCAGGCTTG ATTAACCAAGACTTCACAATGCTATTTGGAGAAGACGTCTCGGGCAAGTTTATTGCAAAATGGCCAACGTTCTACAAACCTAGGATTATCACTGTCTGCAAAGGCCTTCGCCCTGGTACTCATGTGGATGACCTTCTGTCTGCTCAAGAAGAATCAAATGATTATG GTTGGGACAGTGACTTGGCAGCTATCCTCCTGCTCGTTCATCTCTTGCCTCCAACCGCAAAAGGACAAAGACATGGGAAAATCAGTGCCACTGAAGCTAATGACCATGTGGTCAAGTTCATGAAG GTGGGGACAAGCATGGTGACAGTCCTTGAAAGAGTTGGATCAGCACAGCCCTTCCTCATCTGTGTTGGACAAAAGAAGAGTAGTATCCAGAAGTTTTACGTCATCCTCGATCAGAAGGCCATTCCCTGCGTGGCGCAGACAGCTGTGGCTGCCTTCGACAAACTGTTTAAGGCCCACTTCGTCTTTGCTGTATCCTACGATGAGTCCTTGTGCAACTTCTACACCTTCATTCAGACTACAGTGTATGGGATTGACGTCGGCACTACAAAAGAGAGTCCACGGGTCAAGGAAATCCGGGCAAAAGTAGATCATATTGAGGTTTGA